The window TGTGCCGAAAACAACATCAACATAGTTACCTATAGCCCTTTAGGTGCTGGCTTTTTAACAGGCAAGCATTTGAATGGGGTAGCGGCTAACTCCCGCTTTGCCATTATGCCAGCCCATCAGGATATTTATTTTAACGAGCATGCTAATCAGCGGCTTCAAAAACTGCTGGATGTTGCGCGGCGCACAGGGCATACGCCCGCGTTACTTGCTATGGCCTGGGCCCTGCACCAGCCACAAATACACGCAGTATTAATAGGTGGGCGTTCGGTCCAGCAACTTGACCTGGCAGGGGAAGCAATAAAATTTTATGCTCCCGAAATTTTTGCTGAACTTGAAAGTGTTTAACGGTATGGGTTTGGCGGTATAATAATATCAGGAATATAAAAGAAAATAGTATCAGGTCATAGGATATAAACCGAGATTTGGTTTTAGGCTAATTCAAAAACCGACAGGTTATTGAGGTTGGCCTTTACATTAACAACTACCAAAAAAGCCCTGGAAATATATTATAAAATGATAAAAATAGGTATCATAGGCATGAGTGAGGGGAATGCACACCCCACATCCTGGTCGGCAATTATTAATGGTACATTCAACGCAGAAGAAATAGTTGCTTTAGGATACCCTGCGGTAGCTAATTACTTGCAAGCCAATAAGGCTACACTGGGGCTACCTGCTGCAAAAGTAACCCACATATTAACACAGGATAAAGCGCTTTCAGCGCATATTGCGCGCACGGCAGGTATAGCAAGTATTTGTGAAACTGCTGAAGAGATGATATCCGCGGTTGATGCGGTGCTGCTTTGTCGCGATGACCCGGAGAACCATCGCGAAATGGCCAGGCCGTTTATTGATGCCGGCATCCCCATATTTATTGATAAACCACTGTGCGATTCGCTTGAAGACCTAAAGTATTTTGCGGCCGAGGTTGCTAAGGGGAAATTCATCATGTCGTGTTCATCGCAGCGTTATGCCGGTGAATACATGGCTGTAAAGCAGGACCTGGTTAATTTAGGTAAGCTGGAGCTGATCACCGCCGTTGGGGTAAAAGATTGGACAAAATATGGGGTGCACATGTTGGAAGGGATCTTATCGTTATTGGATGATGCCAAACCGCTAAGCGTGATAAACGTTGGTCGTGAGGACGCCCATATTGTAAAGATTGATTTTGAGGGCGGCTTGCAGGTTACCGTGCACTTGATGATGCATATTTCCGGAACATTCCAGGTATCTGTTTTTGGACAAAAAGGCTGGCGGATGCTGGAGATCAAAAACTCGTACGCGCAATTCCGCGATAATATTATTGAATTTATACGCTCAGTGCAGGAAGGCAAACCCCGCCTTGAATTTGCCAAAACAGAACAAATTATTAAAACACTTATTGCCGGTAATGACAGCTTAAAGCAGGGCGGTAAAAAAATCATCATAAATTAATGAATGTTAAGCAATTATTTGATCTGACCGGTAAAGTGGTCCTGGTATCAGGTGGGGCCGGCAATTATGGCAAATGTATTGCCGAAGGCCTGGCCGAAGCCGGCGCTACGGTAATCATAGCATCGCGCAACCTGGAAAAACTGGAGGAAGTAGCCGCTGGTTTTCGCGGGCAGGGTTTAGATGTGCATGCTTTACAGGTTGACCAGGGCGATCACGCATCGGTACTGGAATTGAGCAAGGCTATTATTGAAAAATTTGGCAAGCTGGATGGATTTGTAAATAATTCGGTAGCGCGGCCTATGAAAAGTTTTGATGCGCCGATTGAAAAATTTGCCGAAAGTATGCAGATAAATGCCACGGGTATGATGGATATTTTGCGCGAAATGGGCGAGTTGATTGCCCGTAATGCAGATGGCGGCAGCATTATCAACATCAGTTCGATGATGGGCATGTTTGGGCCGGATTATTCTAATTACGAAGGTACCGATATGCCTAAAAGCCTGCCACCCGATTATTTCTTTCACAATGCAGGCCTTATCAATTTAACCAAGTTTTTGGCGCAGCAATATGCCGGTAAAAATATCAGGGTTAACTGTATCAGTCCGGGTGGTTTATTTAATAACCAGCCTGAACGTTTTTTAGAAAACTATACCAAAAAAGTACCATTGAAACGTATGGCCAATAACGATGACATTAAAGGCCTGATAGTGCTGCTGGCATCAAAGGCAGGCGAATACATTAACGGCGAAAATATATTAATGGACGGTGGCCTGAACGCCTAATTAACAATTATAATGGAAATAACTAATAGCATATTAAGCCTTGCGGGTAAAGATGTTTGGGTAATTGGCGGCGCTGGCTATCTTGGCCAGGCAACAGTGGAACTATTACTAACTGCGGGCGCAAAAGTTTTATGCGTTGATCTACAGGAACGGGCCGAACAGTTTGCCCAAACGCTTAATAATGAAAATATTACCCCTGCCGCAGTTGATGTGCGTGATGTTGAAGCTGTAAAACAGTTTGTTGAGGCACAATGTAAAGAACGCGGTGTACCACAAGGTTTGGTTATCCTTACCACTGGGTCAACATCAAAGCATTTTGAAGACCTGACCGAAAAAGATTTTGACGATGTTGCCCACGCCAGCCTCACTGCAACGTTTATGCTCGCGCGCGAGGTTGGCCTGCAAATGGAGCAAAACGGCGGCGGCAGTATTGTGCTGTTCTCCAGCATGTACGGTTCTGTATCGCCTGACCCGCGGGTGTACGAATTGCCTATGAATATTAACCCTATTGAATATGGT of the Mucilaginibacter boryungensis genome contains:
- a CDS encoding Gfo/Idh/MocA family protein, whose product is MIKIGIIGMSEGNAHPTSWSAIINGTFNAEEIVALGYPAVANYLQANKATLGLPAAKVTHILTQDKALSAHIARTAGIASICETAEEMISAVDAVLLCRDDPENHREMARPFIDAGIPIFIDKPLCDSLEDLKYFAAEVAKGKFIMSCSSQRYAGEYMAVKQDLVNLGKLELITAVGVKDWTKYGVHMLEGILSLLDDAKPLSVINVGREDAHIVKIDFEGGLQVTVHLMMHISGTFQVSVFGQKGWRMLEIKNSYAQFRDNIIEFIRSVQEGKPRLEFAKTEQIIKTLIAGNDSLKQGGKKIIIN
- a CDS encoding SDR family oxidoreductase; its protein translation is MNVKQLFDLTGKVVLVSGGAGNYGKCIAEGLAEAGATVIIASRNLEKLEEVAAGFRGQGLDVHALQVDQGDHASVLELSKAIIEKFGKLDGFVNNSVARPMKSFDAPIEKFAESMQINATGMMDILREMGELIARNADGGSIINISSMMGMFGPDYSNYEGTDMPKSLPPDYFFHNAGLINLTKFLAQQYAGKNIRVNCISPGGLFNNQPERFLENYTKKVPLKRMANNDDIKGLIVLLASKAGEYINGENILMDGGLNA
- a CDS encoding SDR family oxidoreductase — its product is MEITNSILSLAGKDVWVIGGAGYLGQATVELLLTAGAKVLCVDLQERAEQFAQTLNNENITPAAVDVRDVEAVKQFVEAQCKERGVPQGLVILTTGSTSKHFEDLTEKDFDDVAHASLTATFMLAREVGLQMEQNGGGSIVLFSSMYGSVSPDPRVYELPMNINPIEYGVCKAGIVQMTRYLAVHWGKKGVRCNCISPGPFPTPQGQEKNPEFTERLAYKVPMGRVGRQGEVAGAVAFFLSDAASYVTGQNLFVDGGWTAW